A genomic segment from Longimicrobiaceae bacterium encodes:
- a CDS encoding ROK family protein, producing the protein MGDKRWIVGVDLGGTNIVVGLLPAEGGEVLGLRSMPTDSVRGAKFVVDRIVGMVEQAIAEVLSTHGGTRDDIAGVGIGSPGPLDRRTGTVINTPNLGWRNFPLRDLIANAVHLPATLDNDANCATYGEWWLGAGRGTRTLVGLTLGTGIGGGIVLDGKIFHGCSDVAGEIGHMTIDSNGRKCKCGNYGCIEQYASGPAIALRAVEGIEAGAETVLVEMVNGKMEDITAATVYEATVQGDAYATEVMKDTAKFLGAAVASIINVLNPEMVVIAGGVTRAGDTLFEPLRAEVRRRAFKSAQECCRIVSAELPGTAGVVGAAAVFKLERFGQV; encoded by the coding sequence ATGGGTGACAAACGGTGGATCGTCGGGGTGGACCTGGGCGGGACGAACATCGTCGTCGGCCTGCTCCCGGCGGAGGGCGGGGAGGTGCTCGGACTACGCTCCATGCCCACGGACTCGGTGAGGGGAGCCAAGTTCGTCGTGGACCGGATCGTGGGGATGGTGGAGCAGGCGATCGCGGAGGTCCTCTCCACCCACGGCGGCACCCGGGACGACATCGCGGGGGTGGGGATCGGCTCGCCGGGGCCGCTGGACCGCCGCACCGGTACGGTGATCAACACCCCCAACCTGGGGTGGCGCAACTTCCCCCTGCGCGACCTGATCGCCAACGCGGTGCACCTCCCCGCCACCCTGGACAACGACGCCAACTGCGCCACCTACGGCGAGTGGTGGTTGGGCGCGGGGCGGGGCACGCGGACCCTGGTGGGGCTCACGCTGGGCACGGGGATCGGCGGAGGGATCGTGCTGGACGGGAAGATCTTCCACGGCTGCTCGGACGTAGCCGGGGAGATCGGCCACATGACCATCGACTCCAACGGCCGCAAGTGCAAGTGCGGCAACTACGGGTGCATCGAGCAGTACGCCTCCGGCCCCGCCATCGCGCTGCGCGCCGTGGAGGGGATCGAGGCCGGCGCCGAGACGGTCCTGGTGGAGATGGTCAACGGGAAGATGGAGGACATCACCGCCGCCACGGTCTACGAGGCCACGGTGCAGGGCGACGCCTACGCCACCGAGGTGATGAAGGACACCGCCAAGTTCCTGGGCGCGGCCGTGGCGAGCATCATCAACGTCCTCAACCCGGAGATGGTGGTGATCGCGGGCGGCGTGACCCGCGCTGGCGACACGCTCTTCGAGCCTCTCCGGGCCGAGGTGCGGCGGCGGGCGTTCAAGTCGGCACAGGAGTGCTGCCGGATCGTGTCCGCGGAGCTGCCGGGGACGGCGGGGGTCGTGGGGGCGGCGGCGGTGTTCAAGCTGGAGCGGTTCGGGCAGGTGTAG
- a CDS encoding peptidylprolyl isomerase, which translates to MKTVTFQTNKGTFTAELYEKEAPGTAANFEKLVKDGFYDGVVFHRVIPDFVVQGGDPITKEKGLNHPSVGTGGPGYKIKCETQGNPHTHKLGALSMAHAGKDTGGSQFFIVLSEANTRHLNGVHTVFGQVTEGIDVVKQLQRGDVMEKVTVSDSAAA; encoded by the coding sequence ATGAAGACCGTCACCTTCCAGACCAACAAGGGCACCTTCACCGCGGAGCTGTACGAGAAGGAGGCGCCGGGGACGGCGGCCAACTTCGAGAAGCTGGTGAAGGACGGGTTCTACGACGGGGTCGTCTTCCACCGCGTGATCCCGGACTTCGTGGTGCAGGGCGGCGACCCGATCACGAAGGAGAAGGGGCTCAACCATCCCAGCGTCGGCACCGGCGGGCCGGGGTACAAGATCAAGTGCGAGACGCAGGGGAACCCGCACACCCACAAGCTGGGCGCGCTCTCCATGGCGCACGCGGGGAAGGACACCGGCGGCAGCCAGTTCTTCATCGTCCTCAGCGAGGCGAACACCCGACACCTGAACGGGGTGCACACGGTGTTCGGGCAGGTCACGGAGGGGATCGACGTTGTGAAGCAGCTCCAGCGCGGCGACGTGATGGAGAAGGTCACCGTCTCCGACTCCGCCGCGGCCTGA
- a CDS encoding glycosyltransferase, producing MRTPPGGEGARPLPVTGPAVLHLDSGRAWAGGQNQVRVLMRGVRSRVRAQLCLCPRGSPLESRLREEGLPVAGIRWRGGADPRAVLAVARAMRGFDLVHCHDAHALQVALVPAKLLGIPLVASRRVPFRTSAAKWNRADRVIAVSEGVRAGLAASGVDPRRLRTIHSGIDPAEVRALPPLAPTLRERLGIAPDAFVVGNVGHLYEYKHQEELVRAAAEAPRDLHWVIVGEGPRRPVLEELLSALGLGDRVHLVGRVDDARRLLREFDLFAFSSRDEGLGSSVLDALAAGLPTVAADDSGPAEILRPVHASTGTSLYPPGDHRRLAELVRALRESGEARREMVRAQSSRLSDFHVDTTAERTLEVYRELRARS from the coding sequence GTGCGCACGCCTCCCGGCGGGGAGGGCGCCCGCCCGCTCCCCGTGACCGGTCCGGCCGTGCTCCACCTGGACTCCGGCCGCGCCTGGGCCGGCGGGCAGAACCAGGTCCGGGTCCTGATGCGCGGGGTGCGCTCCCGCGTGCGGGCGCAGCTCTGCCTCTGTCCGCGGGGCTCCCCGCTGGAGAGCAGGCTGCGGGAGGAGGGGCTCCCGGTAGCTGGGATCCGCTGGCGGGGGGGCGCCGATCCGCGCGCGGTCCTGGCCGTCGCGCGCGCGATGCGGGGGTTCGACCTGGTCCACTGCCACGACGCGCACGCCCTGCAGGTGGCGCTCGTCCCGGCGAAGCTCCTGGGGATCCCGCTCGTCGCCTCGCGGCGCGTTCCGTTCCGGACCTCCGCGGCGAAGTGGAACCGCGCGGACCGGGTGATCGCGGTGTCGGAGGGGGTGCGTGCCGGGCTGGCGGCGAGCGGGGTGGATCCCCGCCGGCTCCGGACGATCCACAGCGGGATCGATCCCGCCGAGGTGCGGGCCCTCCCCCCGCTCGCTCCCACGCTGCGCGAGCGCCTGGGGATCGCGCCCGACGCCTTCGTGGTGGGCAACGTCGGGCACCTGTACGAGTACAAGCACCAGGAGGAGCTGGTGAGGGCCGCGGCCGAGGCTCCCCGCGACCTGCACTGGGTGATCGTCGGCGAGGGCCCGCGGCGGCCCGTGCTCGAAGAGCTCCTATCCGCGCTCGGGCTTGGCGACCGCGTGCACCTCGTCGGACGGGTGGACGACGCCCGGCGGCTTCTGCGCGAATTCGACCTCTTCGCCTTCTCTTCTCGGGACGAGGGACTCGGATCCAGCGTGCTGGACGCCTTGGCCGCAGGCCTGCCGACCGTCGCGGCGGACGACAGCGGGCCGGCGGAGATCCTCCGCCCGGTGCACGCCTCGACGGGGACGAGCCTGTATCCGCCCGGCGACCACCGCCGCCTCGCGGAGCTCGTCCGCGCGCTACGCGAGTCCGGGGAGGCGCGGCGGGAGATGGTACGCGCCCAGTCGAGCCGGTTGAGCGACTTCCACGTCGACACGACGGCGGAGCGGACGCTCGAGGTGTACCGGGAGCTCCGCGCGCGGAGCTGA
- a CDS encoding phosphatase domain-containing protein: MDRWKRTLGEVAHRLEKHVDRARERVAEAFPPDRNDVRIEPYRGYGTPERLYLHGRVLRGSAPSAAGERDHALLNLANMIQRFESDEVPGARVAASLGGRTWQAVTGEEGYFELWMEPDPPLAAGSLWHEVALELPGRTGRDGGPIRATGHVLVPPPESRFGVISDLDDTVIRTGATTPLRMARTVLLGNARTRSPFPGVAAFYRALQHGAGRTGFNPLFYVSSSPWNLYDLLTEFLELRKIPLGPLMLRDWGISEGEVLPTGHAGHKLEAIRRIMELYPNLPFVLLGDSGQEDPEIYHRVVHDYPSRILAVYIRSVHPAAGRADAVRALAEEVAHAGSTLVLTDDTVAAAEHAAAEGWIPADTLAEIGAESERDESGSGPVV; the protein is encoded by the coding sequence ATGGACCGCTGGAAGCGCACCCTGGGCGAGGTGGCCCACCGGCTGGAGAAGCACGTGGACCGCGCCCGCGAGCGGGTGGCGGAGGCGTTCCCCCCGGACCGGAACGACGTGCGGATCGAGCCGTACCGCGGCTACGGCACCCCGGAGCGGCTCTACCTGCATGGCCGGGTGCTGCGCGGGAGCGCTCCCTCCGCGGCGGGGGAGCGGGACCATGCGCTCCTCAACCTGGCGAACATGATCCAGCGCTTCGAGAGCGACGAGGTCCCCGGCGCGCGTGTGGCGGCGAGCCTCGGCGGGCGCACCTGGCAGGCGGTCACCGGCGAGGAGGGGTACTTCGAGCTGTGGATGGAGCCGGACCCGCCGCTCGCCGCCGGGTCGCTCTGGCACGAGGTGGCGCTGGAGCTCCCCGGGCGCACCGGGCGTGACGGAGGCCCGATCCGCGCGACGGGGCACGTGCTGGTACCGCCGCCGGAAAGCCGCTTCGGCGTGATCAGCGACCTCGACGACACCGTGATCCGGACCGGCGCCACCACGCCGCTCCGCATGGCGCGCACGGTCCTCCTGGGGAACGCCCGCACCCGATCGCCCTTCCCCGGCGTCGCCGCGTTCTACCGGGCGCTGCAGCACGGCGCCGGGCGCACCGGGTTCAACCCGCTCTTCTACGTCTCGTCCTCGCCCTGGAACCTGTACGACCTGCTCACCGAGTTCCTGGAGCTGCGGAAGATCCCGCTGGGTCCCCTGATGCTGCGCGACTGGGGGATCTCCGAGGGGGAGGTGCTCCCCACCGGGCACGCGGGGCACAAGCTGGAGGCGATCCGCCGGATTATGGAGCTCTACCCGAACCTCCCCTTCGTCCTGCTGGGCGACAGCGGGCAGGAGGACCCGGAGATCTACCACCGCGTGGTGCACGACTACCCGTCGCGGATCCTGGCCGTGTACATCCGCAGCGTCCACCCCGCGGCCGGGCGGGCGGACGCGGTGCGCGCGCTCGCGGAGGAGGTCGCCCACGCCGGGAGCACCCTCGTGCTGACGGACGACACCGTGGCCGCCGCGGAGCATGCCGCCGCGGAGGGGTGGATCCCCGCGGACACGCTCGCCGAGATCGGCGCCGAGTCGGAGCGCGACGAGTCCGGGAGCGGCCCCGTGGTCTGA
- a CDS encoding YpdA family putative bacillithiol disulfide reductase, which yields MREAKEEDGVLDVAVVGAGPCGIAVGVAARERGLGCALFDRGAVTQGMMDHPTYTTYFSGPEKLEIADVPFTTAGDKPTRREALRYYRKVVAYFGVEVRQYEEVVSVDGTRGDFRLRTRLRDGSEHLHRARSVVVATGYYDTPRRLGVPGENLPKVVHYFKDPYPYFGQDVIVVGGGNSAADAALTVWREGARVTIVHLFDALDKGVKPWVRPDVDNRIAEGAIPALWRHRVVEVRWREVVVESLDTGERRALPNDWVLAMTGYVPDPVLLRSLGVSIDPETGIPAHDRETMETNVPGVYIAGVVAAGNDANKIFIENGKLHGPLIAESVLRAERRG from the coding sequence ATGCGGGAAGCGAAGGAAGAGGACGGGGTGCTGGACGTCGCGGTGGTGGGGGCGGGGCCGTGCGGGATCGCGGTTGGGGTCGCGGCGCGCGAGCGGGGGCTGGGCTGCGCTCTCTTCGACCGCGGGGCGGTGACGCAGGGGATGATGGACCACCCCACCTACACCACCTACTTCAGCGGCCCGGAGAAGCTGGAGATCGCGGACGTCCCCTTCACCACGGCGGGGGACAAGCCCACCCGGCGCGAGGCGCTGCGCTACTACCGGAAGGTGGTGGCGTACTTCGGGGTGGAGGTGCGGCAGTACGAGGAGGTGGTGTCGGTCGACGGGACCCGGGGCGACTTCCGCCTCCGCACCCGGCTGCGGGACGGCTCGGAGCACCTGCATCGCGCGCGCAGCGTGGTGGTCGCCACCGGCTACTACGACACCCCGCGGCGGCTCGGCGTCCCCGGGGAAAACCTCCCAAAGGTGGTGCACTACTTCAAGGACCCGTACCCCTACTTCGGCCAGGACGTGATCGTGGTCGGCGGCGGCAACTCGGCGGCGGACGCGGCGCTCACCGTGTGGCGCGAGGGTGCGCGGGTGACCATCGTCCACCTCTTCGACGCGCTGGACAAGGGCGTGAAGCCCTGGGTGCGTCCGGACGTGGACAACCGCATCGCCGAGGGAGCCATCCCCGCGCTCTGGCGGCACAGGGTGGTGGAGGTCCGCTGGCGCGAGGTGGTCGTGGAGAGCCTGGACACCGGCGAGCGGAGGGCGCTCCCCAACGACTGGGTGCTGGCGATGACGGGGTACGTCCCCGACCCGGTCCTGCTCCGCTCGCTCGGGGTCTCCATCGACCCGGAGACGGGGATCCCCGCGCACGACCGGGAGACCATGGAGACGAACGTGCCGGGGGTCTACATTGCGGGGGTGGTGGCGGCGGGGAACGACGCCAACAAGATCTTCATCGAGAACGGCAAGCTCCACGGGCCGCTGATCGCGGAGTCCGTCCTGCGGGCGGAGCGCCGCGGGTAG
- a CDS encoding Spy/CpxP family protein refolding chaperone, with protein sequence MKRLTRTLGLLALAACSSAPPASQAPPQQAWVPTPPVYALIGQRQDLNLTSAQVTALDSIGAALQRQNSPMLTELRELQQASGGFRRRPSPEATERARPLIDSLRENNRTAQEAVRALLSEEQRTRVCRISGPDRDDARRRQARQQQQPRQRGIGPDTTVNVFRGPWTWCGNRGTSAPAPGAAFADTTARPDTTAPPRP encoded by the coding sequence ATGAAGCGACTGACCCGCACTCTCGGCCTCCTTGCCCTCGCGGCCTGCTCGTCGGCCCCGCCCGCGTCGCAGGCGCCACCCCAGCAGGCGTGGGTGCCGACGCCGCCGGTGTACGCGCTGATCGGGCAGCGCCAGGACCTGAACCTCACGTCGGCGCAGGTAACGGCGCTGGACTCGATCGGGGCCGCGCTGCAGCGGCAGAACAGTCCCATGCTCACGGAGCTGCGGGAGCTGCAGCAGGCCTCCGGCGGCTTCCGGCGCCGGCCGAGCCCGGAGGCGACGGAGCGGGCCCGCCCGCTCATCGACTCGCTCCGGGAGAACAACCGGACCGCGCAGGAGGCGGTTCGCGCGCTCCTGTCCGAGGAGCAGCGGACCCGCGTCTGCCGGATCTCCGGCCCCGACCGGGACGATGCACGCCGCCGCCAGGCCCGCCAGCAGCAACAGCCCCGGCAGCGAGGCATCGGTCCGGACACCACGGTGAACGTGTTCCGCGGCCCGTGGACCTGGTGCGGCAACCGCGGGACCTCGGCGCCCGCGCCCGGCGCCGCCTTCGCGGACACGACGGCCCGGCCCGACACCACCGCTCCACCGCGGCCGTAG
- a CDS encoding carbohydrate kinase family protein, protein MTRRLGVLGTFVWDRIWTLEDAARGEPFTSWGGIAYSLAAAAAVRPEGWEVVPVVKVGRDLEAEAREFLAGLPGVAVGASLVGVPEPTNRVELRYTDRDHRGERLTGGVPAWRWEELEPHVAGLDALYINFISGFEMGLADAEALRRTFGGPLYADLHSLFLGCPGAGTRELRTLPEWERWAACFDAVQMNERELGTLPGAGAWPERAERVLAAGPGLVVVTLGAEGAAYARRSGFPPAWPGARGEADGAPAGTGRVPPGAPVPGDPTGAGDVWGVTFFCGLLQGLEVEESMRRAHEVAARKMGHRGASGLYAHLAG, encoded by the coding sequence ATGACCCGTCGTCTCGGCGTCCTGGGCACCTTCGTCTGGGACCGCATCTGGACGCTGGAGGACGCGGCGCGCGGGGAGCCTTTCACCTCCTGGGGCGGGATCGCGTACTCGCTCGCCGCGGCGGCGGCGGTGCGGCCGGAGGGGTGGGAGGTGGTGCCGGTGGTGAAGGTGGGGCGCGACCTGGAGGCGGAGGCGCGGGAGTTCCTGGCGGGGCTGCCGGGGGTGGCGGTGGGGGCCTCGCTGGTGGGGGTGCCGGAGCCGACGAACCGGGTGGAGCTGCGCTACACGGACCGCGATCACCGCGGGGAGCGGCTCACCGGCGGGGTGCCGGCGTGGAGGTGGGAGGAGCTGGAGCCCCACGTGGCCGGGCTGGACGCGCTGTACATCAACTTCATCTCCGGCTTCGAGATGGGGCTCGCGGACGCGGAGGCACTGCGGCGCACGTTCGGCGGGCCCCTCTACGCCGACCTGCACTCGCTCTTCCTCGGCTGCCCGGGGGCCGGCACGCGCGAGCTGCGGACCCTCCCGGAGTGGGAGCGGTGGGCCGCATGCTTCGACGCGGTGCAGATGAACGAGCGGGAGCTGGGGACCCTCCCCGGCGCGGGAGCGTGGCCGGAGCGCGCGGAGCGGGTGCTCGCGGCGGGGCCGGGGCTGGTGGTCGTGACGCTCGGGGCGGAAGGGGCGGCGTACGCGCGGCGGTCGGGATTTCCGCCGGCCTGGCCGGGCGCCCGGGGCGAGGCCGACGGCGCGCCCGCTGGCACCGGAAGGGTCCCTCCGGGCGCGCCTGTGCCGGGAGATCCCACGGGGGCGGGGGACGTGTGGGGGGTCACGTTCTTCTGCGGTCTTCTCCAGGGGTTGGAGGTCGAGGAGTCGATGCGGCGGGCGCACGAGGTCGCCGCGCGGAAAATGGGGCATCGCGGCGCCTCCGGGCTGTACGCGCACCTGGCGGGGTAG
- a CDS encoding MFS transporter produces the protein MNGAEPAARERRGILQRLGLHRPELRAWAMYDWAASAFQTTIMVAVFPIYFIRVAGAGGPEVVASQWWGYANSAAIAIVALLSPVLGAIADFSASKKRFLGSFAGLGVAAVAGMYFIQRGDLVLAAFLYLVASVAAAGSFVFYESLLPHIAREDEVDQVSTSGYAFGYVGGGILLALNLAWIQKPELFGIPAGTLPARLSFLSVAVWWAVFSIPLLRRVPEPPRLIEADESPARGAVRAAFSRLAETFHELRGYKNAFLLLLAFLLYNDGIATIQKMAVPYGTELGIPEAVLIGSILLVQFVGIPFAFLFGMLAGRIGAKRSILLGLVVYVAISLVGFNMRTGRDFLVLALMVGMVQGGTQALSRSLFATMIPRHKSGEFFGFFSVFSKFAGIFGPLLFAAVIGQTGSSRYGILSVIAFFVSGALLLMLVDPAEGERAAREAEAAVRVVDDSETAVAG, from the coding sequence ATGAACGGTGCCGAACCCGCGGCTCGCGAGCGCCGGGGCATCCTGCAGCGCCTCGGCCTGCACCGCCCGGAGCTGCGCGCCTGGGCCATGTACGACTGGGCCGCCTCCGCCTTCCAGACCACCATCATGGTGGCCGTCTTCCCCATCTACTTCATCCGCGTGGCCGGCGCGGGCGGGCCGGAGGTGGTCGCCAGCCAGTGGTGGGGGTACGCGAACAGCGCCGCCATCGCCATCGTCGCGCTGCTCTCGCCGGTGCTGGGGGCCATCGCGGACTTCAGCGCCTCCAAGAAGCGCTTCCTGGGCTCCTTCGCCGGGCTGGGCGTGGCCGCGGTCGCGGGGATGTACTTCATCCAGCGCGGCGACCTGGTCCTCGCGGCGTTCCTGTACCTGGTGGCCTCGGTGGCGGCCGCGGGGAGCTTCGTTTTCTACGAGTCGCTCCTCCCGCACATCGCGCGCGAGGACGAGGTGGACCAGGTCTCCACCTCCGGGTACGCCTTCGGGTACGTCGGCGGGGGAATCCTCCTGGCGCTGAACCTGGCCTGGATCCAGAAGCCGGAGCTCTTCGGGATCCCCGCGGGGACGCTCCCGGCGCGGCTCTCCTTCCTGTCGGTGGCGGTCTGGTGGGCGGTCTTCTCCATCCCGCTCCTGCGGCGCGTCCCGGAGCCCCCGCGGCTCATCGAGGCCGACGAGAGCCCGGCCCGGGGCGCGGTGCGCGCGGCGTTCTCGCGCCTGGCGGAGACCTTCCACGAGCTGCGCGGCTACAAGAACGCCTTCCTCCTGCTGCTTGCCTTCCTCCTCTACAACGACGGGATCGCCACCATCCAGAAGATGGCGGTCCCCTACGGCACGGAGCTGGGGATCCCGGAGGCGGTGCTGATCGGCTCCATCCTCCTGGTGCAGTTCGTCGGCATCCCGTTCGCCTTCCTCTTCGGGATGCTCGCCGGCCGGATCGGCGCGAAGCGGTCCATCCTGCTGGGGCTCGTGGTGTACGTCGCGATCAGCCTGGTGGGCTTCAACATGCGCACCGGGCGCGACTTCCTGGTGCTGGCCCTGATGGTGGGGATGGTGCAGGGGGGAACGCAGGCGCTCAGCCGCTCGCTCTTCGCCACCATGATCCCGCGGCACAAGTCGGGGGAGTTCTTCGGCTTCTTCAGCGTGTTCTCCAAGTTCGCGGGGATCTTCGGGCCGCTGCTCTTCGCCGCCGTCATCGGGCAGACGGGGTCCAGCCGCTACGGGATCCTGTCGGTGATCGCGTTCTTCGTGTCGGGGGCGCTGCTGCTGATGCTGGTGGACCCGGCGGAGGGGGAGCGGGCGGCGCGCGAGGCGGAGGCTGCGGTGCGCGTGGTGGACGACTCGGAGACGGCCGTGGCGGGTTGA
- a CDS encoding PLP-dependent aspartate aminotransferase family protein — protein sequence MSSDLRSAGPSTRAVHAGDPAREAGGPVSNPIVLSTTFHSELGGEGEVLYGRYGNGPNHRWVAQRLAALEGAEDALVVASGMAAMACALLANLRAGDHVVATAAIYGGTRDLLERELPRLGIEATFADFSCAGWEEAFRPGTRVVVGETPSNPLLRVVDLRRVADAAHARGAVLIVDATFASPINLRPLEHGADLVMHSATKYLGGHSDVTGGVVAGSREQVAEVLERARVWGPMLDPHAVWLLERGIKTLAVRMERHNRNGTEVARWAEGHPGIERVHYPGLPSHPDHATAARVLDGFGGMVGIELRGGGEAAARFVRALRLARLAPSLGGVETLVSEPRYTSHASMSPEERAAVGIRDGFVRLSLGIEDAADVVADLEQALEAARGA from the coding sequence ATGAGCTCCGACCTCCGCTCCGCAGGCCCATCCACGCGCGCCGTGCACGCCGGCGACCCCGCGCGCGAGGCGGGCGGGCCCGTCAGCAACCCCATCGTCCTCAGCACCACCTTCCACAGCGAGCTCGGCGGGGAGGGGGAGGTCCTCTACGGCCGCTACGGCAACGGCCCCAACCACCGGTGGGTCGCGCAGCGGCTCGCGGCGCTGGAGGGCGCGGAGGACGCCCTGGTGGTGGCGAGCGGGATGGCCGCCATGGCGTGCGCGCTCCTCGCCAACCTGCGCGCGGGCGACCACGTCGTCGCGACCGCGGCCATCTACGGGGGGACGCGCGACCTCCTGGAGCGCGAGCTGCCGCGCCTGGGGATCGAGGCCACCTTCGCGGACTTCTCCTGCGCCGGCTGGGAGGAGGCCTTCCGGCCCGGCACGCGCGTGGTGGTCGGCGAGACCCCCTCCAACCCGCTCCTGCGGGTGGTGGACCTGCGCCGGGTGGCGGACGCGGCGCACGCCCGCGGCGCCGTGCTGATCGTGGACGCCACCTTCGCCTCTCCCATCAACCTGCGGCCCCTGGAGCACGGGGCCGACCTGGTGATGCACAGCGCCACCAAGTACCTGGGCGGCCACAGCGACGTGACCGGCGGGGTGGTCGCCGGGAGCCGGGAGCAGGTGGCGGAGGTCCTGGAGCGCGCGCGAGTGTGGGGGCCGATGCTCGACCCGCACGCCGTGTGGCTCCTGGAGCGCGGGATCAAGACGCTGGCGGTCCGCATGGAGCGCCACAACCGCAACGGGACGGAGGTGGCGCGCTGGGCGGAGGGGCACCCCGGGATCGAGCGGGTGCACTACCCCGGGCTCCCCTCGCACCCCGACCACGCCACGGCGGCGCGGGTCCTGGACGGCTTCGGCGGGATGGTGGGGATCGAGCTGCGGGGCGGGGGGGAGGCGGCCGCGCGCTTCGTGCGGGCGCTGCGGCTCGCCCGGCTGGCGCCCAGCCTGGGCGGGGTGGAGACGCTCGTATCCGAGCCGCGCTACACCTCCCACGCGTCCATGTCCCCCGAAGAGCGCGCGGCGGTGGGGATCCGGGACGGCTTCGTGCGCCTCTCGCTGGGGATCGAGGACGCGGCGGACGTCGTGGCCGACCTGGAGCAGGCGCTGGAGGCGGCGCGCGGCGCGTGA
- a CDS encoding ATP-binding protein, whose product MSRVLVVPQRLDDAAFDALVAEAAQGDGERTLVDARHVRWADPYGMIGLLALGEMLRQEDVRPLLELPQTPEVASYLARMGFVRQAGATFEMAAPPRPRAGKETSVLLEITRVQSHEDVHGVIDVLNESRISTILAEQLHYSRADAIGFSMLLSEVSQNIIEHADAPGWVGIQIYNWQKRLGRKVAVIAVMDLGVGFKGSLAKEHAARFGDRWGDATALEAAFIHGITRFRDPGRGQGLKQIRKKVGRWGGKIAIRSGTARIADVPEWDDADPMEKDLAYFPGAQILIVLPAKE is encoded by the coding sequence ATGTCGCGAGTGCTGGTGGTCCCCCAGAGGCTGGACGACGCGGCCTTCGACGCCCTCGTGGCAGAGGCGGCGCAGGGCGATGGGGAGCGCACGCTGGTCGATGCGCGCCACGTCCGCTGGGCGGACCCGTACGGGATGATCGGCCTGCTGGCGCTCGGGGAGATGCTGCGCCAGGAGGACGTGCGCCCGCTGCTGGAGCTGCCGCAGACGCCGGAGGTGGCGAGCTACCTGGCGCGGATGGGCTTCGTGCGGCAGGCGGGCGCCACGTTCGAGATGGCGGCGCCGCCCCGGCCGCGCGCGGGGAAGGAGACGAGCGTGCTGCTGGAGATCACGCGGGTGCAGTCGCACGAGGACGTGCACGGCGTGATCGACGTGCTCAACGAAAGCCGCATCAGCACTATCCTCGCCGAGCAGCTCCACTACTCGCGCGCGGACGCCATCGGCTTCAGCATGCTCCTCTCGGAGGTGTCGCAGAACATCATCGAGCACGCCGACGCGCCCGGCTGGGTGGGGATCCAGATCTACAACTGGCAGAAGCGGCTGGGCCGCAAGGTGGCCGTGATCGCGGTGATGGACCTAGGCGTGGGCTTCAAGGGCTCGCTGGCGAAGGAGCACGCCGCGCGCTTCGGCGACCGCTGGGGCGACGCCACGGCGCTGGAGGCGGCGTTCATCCACGGGATCACGCGCTTCCGCGACCCCGGCCGCGGCCAGGGCCTCAAGCAGATCCGCAAGAAGGTGGGGCGCTGGGGTGGCAAGATCGCCATCCGCAGCGGCACCGCCCGCATCGCCGACGTCCCGGAGTGGGACGACGCCGACCCCATGGAGAAGGACCTGGCCTACTTCCCCGGCGCGCAGATCCTGATCGTGCTGCCGGCGAAGGAATAG